In Acidobacteriota bacterium, one genomic interval encodes:
- a CDS encoding ParB N-terminal domain-containing protein, with protein sequence MNMADTPIRDIDAENEECRVSEELEPPPLIRSIREIGQLNPVVLLERGGRRTIVCGFRRLHAARRLGRESVPARILGEADFSPLHPMEFALRDNLAARRLEPLERARALRKLGEAGLPRERIVRDYLPLLDLPPRDEVLEAQVLVDRAHPGLRRCLAGGVLTQQSVEALAKRASPLQERFSLLVERVRLSASLQRQLLGLLGDLAARDGAPWGAPLDGEEAGAVLDDPSLSPSQKGERLYEALYRLRHPRLNRARDRFRRRERALGLPGSIRLAPHPYFETADIRVEFSAPDAARFRELAGELERAARSPVLEELFEVEGETP encoded by the coding sequence ATGAACATGGCCGACACGCCCATCCGGGACATCGATGCGGAGAACGAGGAGTGCAGGGTCAGCGAGGAGCTGGAGCCGCCCCCCCTCATCCGGTCGATCCGTGAAATAGGCCAGCTGAACCCGGTGGTCCTGCTCGAGCGCGGCGGGCGCCGGACGATCGTGTGCGGGTTCCGCAGGCTCCACGCCGCCCGGCGACTCGGCCGGGAATCGGTCCCTGCGCGCATCCTGGGCGAGGCCGATTTTTCCCCCCTGCACCCGATGGAGTTCGCCCTGCGGGACAACCTCGCGGCCCGGCGCCTGGAACCGCTCGAGCGGGCCCGCGCGCTGCGGAAGCTCGGGGAGGCCGGCCTGCCGCGGGAGAGGATCGTCCGGGACTATCTCCCGCTCCTGGATCTGCCCCCGCGCGACGAGGTCCTCGAGGCCCAGGTCCTGGTCGACCGGGCGCACCCCGGCCTGCGCCGCTGCCTGGCCGGGGGCGTCCTGACACAGCAGAGCGTGGAGGCGCTGGCAAAAAGGGCATCGCCGCTGCAGGAGCGTTTCTCCCTCCTGGTGGAGCGCGTCCGCCTCAGCGCCAGCCTGCAGCGCCAGCTCCTCGGGCTGCTGGGGGACCTGGCGGCCAGGGACGGCGCCCCCTGGGGCGCTCCGCTGGACGGGGAGGAGGCCGGCGCGGTCCTGGACGATCCCTCGCTCTCCCCTTCCCAGAAGGGGGAGCGGCTCTACGAGGCGCTCTACCGACTGCGCCACCCCCGGCTGAACCGGGCCCGCGACCGTTTCCGGCGGCGGGAACGGGCGCTCGGCCTCCCGGGGTCGATCCGGCTCGCGCCGCACCCCTATTTCGAAACGGCCGACATCCGCGTCGAGTTTTCGGCCCCCGACGCGGCGCGCTTCCGGGAGCTGGCCGGGGAGCTCGAGCGGGCGGCCCGCTCGCCCGTGCTGGAGGAACTGTTCGAGGTGGAAGGGGAGACCCCATGA
- a CDS encoding heavy metal translocating P-type ATPase: protein MSVNVKDPVCGMQFPPGKAAGKLEHEGRTYYFCNPGCLEKFRADPERYLQPRRAAAGPEAGRGGEEAIYTCPMDPEVRQKGPGSCPVCGMALEPLAPGLDDAENPEMGAMKRRLLVCLALTLPLLLVAMGGMALGIHGAAGTWVQFALSTPVVLWGGWPFFRRAWSSLVNRSLNMFTLIGIGTGAAYLYSVFALLFPGRLPRSFLGPGGAAEVYFEASAVIITLVLLGQVLELRARSRTGSAIRELLELAPRTARVVREDGSETDVPLDRVEPGDLLRVRPGEKVPVDGRVLEGESAIDESMVTGEAMPVEKSAGGRVTGGTLNGTGSFIMEAEKVGADTLLARIVRMVSEAQRSRAPIQRLADRVAAWFVPAVIAVALAAFAVWSLVGPEPRSVHALAAAIAVLIIACPCALGLATPMSIMVGTGRGARAGVLIRNAEALERLDRVDTLVVDKTGTLTEGKPALTAVQPMGGWTGPEMLRLAASLEQGSEHALASAVVAEALDRGLELSRAAEFRSLTGKGVTGVVDGHRVAVGNSGLLGEAGGSPDPLEEAAHELRRAGRSVMLVSIDGAPAGLLGVADPIRDSARVAVAELHRQGIRVIMLTGDNRTTADIVANQLGIDAVEAEVSPERKGDFIERLRREGRVVAMAGDGVNDAPALARADVGIAMGTGTDIAIQSAGITLVGGDLRGVVRARTLSRHTIRNIRQNLFFAFVYNILGVPIAAGVLYPALGLLLNPMIASAAMTFSSISVITNALRLRKVEL, encoded by the coding sequence ATGAGCGTCAACGTCAAGGATCCTGTTTGCGGAATGCAATTTCCTCCCGGGAAGGCGGCTGGAAAGCTGGAGCACGAGGGCCGGACCTATTACTTCTGCAACCCCGGCTGCCTCGAGAAATTCCGCGCCGATCCTGAACGGTACCTGCAGCCCCGCCGGGCGGCGGCCGGGCCGGAGGCGGGGCGCGGCGGGGAAGAGGCGATATACACCTGCCCGATGGATCCCGAAGTCCGTCAGAAAGGGCCCGGTTCCTGCCCCGTCTGCGGTATGGCCCTGGAGCCGCTGGCCCCCGGCCTGGACGATGCTGAAAACCCGGAAATGGGCGCCATGAAGCGCCGGCTGCTCGTCTGCCTGGCCCTGACCCTCCCCCTGCTCCTGGTCGCCATGGGGGGTATGGCCCTGGGCATCCACGGCGCGGCCGGTACGTGGGTCCAGTTCGCCCTCTCCACCCCCGTGGTGCTGTGGGGGGGGTGGCCTTTTTTCCGGCGTGCCTGGAGCTCACTCGTCAACCGGAGCCTCAACATGTTCACCCTGATCGGGATCGGCACCGGGGCGGCCTACCTCTACAGCGTCTTCGCCCTGCTCTTTCCCGGGAGGCTCCCCCGCTCCTTCCTGGGCCCCGGCGGCGCCGCCGAGGTCTATTTCGAGGCGTCGGCCGTGATCATCACCCTGGTCCTCCTCGGCCAGGTCCTGGAACTCCGGGCCCGCAGCCGGACGGGGAGCGCCATCCGCGAACTGCTCGAGCTGGCGCCCCGCACCGCGCGCGTCGTCCGGGAGGACGGCTCCGAAACCGACGTCCCCCTCGACCGGGTGGAGCCGGGGGACCTTCTGCGGGTGCGCCCGGGGGAAAAGGTTCCGGTGGACGGCCGGGTGCTGGAAGGGGAGAGTGCGATCGACGAGTCGATGGTGACGGGGGAGGCGATGCCGGTGGAGAAGTCGGCCGGCGGCCGGGTGACGGGGGGTACCCTGAACGGGACCGGGAGCTTCATCATGGAGGCCGAAAAGGTGGGGGCCGACACCCTCCTGGCCCGGATCGTGCGCATGGTGAGCGAAGCGCAGCGGAGCCGCGCGCCCATCCAGCGCCTGGCGGACCGGGTCGCGGCCTGGTTCGTCCCGGCGGTGATCGCCGTGGCGCTCGCAGCCTTCGCCGTCTGGAGCCTGGTCGGGCCCGAGCCGCGGAGCGTCCACGCGCTGGCGGCCGCGATCGCGGTCCTCATCATCGCCTGCCCGTGCGCCCTGGGCCTGGCTACGCCGATGTCGATCATGGTGGGGACGGGGCGCGGGGCGCGCGCGGGGGTGCTGATCCGCAACGCCGAGGCGCTCGAGCGGCTCGACCGGGTGGACACCCTGGTGGTCGACAAGACCGGCACCCTGACCGAGGGGAAACCGGCGCTCACGGCCGTCCAGCCCATGGGCGGGTGGACCGGGCCGGAAATGCTCCGGCTGGCGGCGAGCCTGGAGCAGGGGAGCGAACACGCCCTGGCGTCCGCCGTGGTCGCCGAAGCCCTCGACCGCGGGCTCGAACTCTCCAGGGCGGCGGAGTTCCGCTCCCTGACCGGGAAGGGCGTCACCGGGGTCGTCGACGGGCACCGGGTGGCCGTGGGCAACAGCGGGCTGCTGGGGGAGGCGGGGGGGAGTCCGGATCCGCTCGAGGAGGCGGCCCACGAGTTGAGGCGGGCGGGGAGAAGCGTGATGCTCGTGTCGATCGACGGCGCCCCGGCGGGGCTGCTCGGCGTGGCGGACCCGATCCGGGACTCCGCCCGCGTGGCCGTGGCGGAGCTTCACCGGCAGGGGATCCGGGTGATCATGCTGACGGGGGACAACCGGACCACGGCCGACATCGTGGCGAACCAGCTGGGGATCGACGCCGTGGAGGCGGAGGTGTCCCCCGAGCGGAAGGGCGATTTCATCGAGCGGCTGCGGCGGGAGGGGCGGGTCGTGGCGATGGCGGGGGACGGCGTCAACGACGCCCCCGCCCTGGCCCGGGCCGACGTGGGGATCGCCATGGGGACGGGGACCGACATCGCGATCCAGAGCGCGGGGATCACGCTCGTCGGCGGGGACCTGCGCGGCGTGGTCCGGGCGCGCACCCTCAGCCGGCACACGATCCGGAACATCCGCCAGAACCTCTTTTTCGCCTTTGTCTACAACATCCTGGGGGTGCCCATCGCCGCGGGGGTGCTCTACCCGGCCCTGGGGCTGCTGCTCAACCCCATGATCGCGAGCGCGGCCATGACCTTCAGTTCGATCTCGGTGATCACGAACGCGCTGCGGTTGCGCAAGGTGGAACTCTAG
- a CDS encoding DNA polymerase IV gives MERTILHVDMDAFYAAVEQRDHPGYRGRPVIVGADPRGGRGRGIVATCSYEARKFGIHSAQPISEAWKLCPRGIYLPPDMRKYARVSRLVMGILSDFTDLVEPVSIDEAFLDVTGCRRLFGAGDVIARKIRERVARELGLTASVGVAANKFVAKVASDLEKPDGLVVVEPGREREFLAPLAVGRLWGVGPRTEARLKALGIGTVGQLAALAPMDAARLLGDHGEHLWRLARGIDDRPVSAGPGCRSIGHEVTFEQDTADPGRLRNTLLDLSGRVARRLRAEGALARTVTLKFRQADFTTSTRRRSLAEPVDTAEAIFPVAFELMQGVFRAGMKVRLLGVTVSGLEPGSLQPTLFPPSPSRDRKLAEAEDDIARRFGARAITRASLVGGKEGA, from the coding sequence ATGGAGCGGACGATCCTGCACGTCGACATGGACGCCTTCTACGCGGCCGTCGAACAACGCGACCACCCCGGGTACCGCGGCCGGCCCGTCATCGTGGGGGCGGACCCCAGGGGAGGGCGCGGGCGGGGGATCGTGGCGACCTGCTCGTACGAAGCCCGGAAGTTCGGGATCCATTCGGCGCAACCGATTTCCGAGGCTTGGAAGCTGTGCCCCCGGGGGATCTATCTCCCCCCGGACATGCGCAAATACGCCCGTGTCTCGAGGCTCGTCATGGGGATCCTGTCCGATTTCACCGACCTGGTGGAGCCGGTGAGCATCGACGAGGCCTTCCTGGACGTCACCGGGTGCCGCCGGTTGTTCGGGGCGGGAGACGTCATCGCCCGCAAGATCCGTGAGCGGGTCGCGCGGGAACTCGGTCTCACCGCCTCGGTGGGGGTGGCGGCGAACAAGTTCGTGGCCAAGGTGGCTTCCGACCTCGAGAAACCGGACGGCCTCGTCGTCGTCGAGCCGGGGCGCGAAAGGGAGTTCCTGGCTCCCCTCGCCGTCGGCAGACTCTGGGGGGTCGGTCCCAGGACCGAGGCGAGGCTCAAAGCCCTGGGAATCGGGACCGTGGGGCAGCTGGCGGCCCTGGCCCCCATGGACGCCGCGCGCCTGCTGGGGGACCACGGGGAGCACCTGTGGCGCCTGGCGCGCGGGATCGACGACCGGCCGGTATCGGCCGGACCCGGGTGCCGCAGCATCGGCCACGAGGTCACCTTCGAACAGGACACCGCCGACCCCGGGAGGCTCCGGAACACCCTGCTCGACCTTTCCGGGAGGGTGGCGCGGCGGCTGCGGGCCGAGGGCGCCCTCGCCCGCACGGTCACCCTCAAATTCCGGCAGGCCGATTTCACCACCTCCACCCGGCGCCGGTCGCTCGCGGAGCCGGTCGACACGGCGGAAGCGATCTTCCCGGTGGCCTTCGAGCTGATGCAGGGGGTGTTCCGCGCGGGGATGAAGGTGCGCCTCCTCGGAGTCACCGTTTCCGGCCTGGAGCCGGGAAGCCTCCAGCCGACCCTCTTCCCCCCCTCCCCGTCCCGCGACCGGAAACTGGCCGAGGCGGAGGACGACATCGCGCGGCGCTTCGGCGCGCGGGCGATCACGCGCGCGTCGCTCGTCGGCGGGAAGGAGGGGGCCTGA
- the galE gene encoding UDP-glucose 4-epimerase GalE has protein sequence MTETGRPSRILVTGGAGYIGSHTVVELQQRGHAVVIVDNLSNSRADVVDRIAEITGVRPEFHNFDLTDRAKTEAFFASTPDLGAVIHFAARKAVGESMRDPLAYYGNNLESLLRVLEGMRRHGPRHLVFSSSATVYGQPDELPVRETSPVREAWSPYGSTKQMAEEILRFSVAAYGLRAVALRYFNPVGAHESALIGELPLGVPNNLAPFITQTAAGRQECLEVFGTDYATADGTAVRDYIHVVDLARAHVAAVARMAEGKTRSDLEVFNLGTGRGHSVREVIDAFQRVSGVRLNVRYVGRRPGDVEKVWADTSLANRELGWKAERDLDDMMRSAWKWEQALSRRRDGTGAEG, from the coding sequence ATGACGGAGACGGGGAGGCCATCGAGGATACTGGTGACGGGCGGGGCCGGCTATATCGGCTCGCACACGGTAGTGGAGCTGCAGCAGCGGGGACACGCCGTCGTCATCGTGGACAACCTCTCCAACTCCCGGGCCGACGTGGTGGACCGGATCGCCGAGATCACCGGCGTCCGCCCCGAATTCCACAATTTCGACCTGACCGACCGCGCAAAGACCGAGGCGTTCTTCGCCTCCACCCCGGACCTGGGCGCCGTCATTCACTTCGCCGCCCGCAAGGCCGTCGGCGAGAGCATGCGCGACCCGCTCGCCTATTACGGCAACAACCTGGAATCGCTCCTGCGGGTGCTCGAGGGGATGCGGCGCCACGGCCCGCGCCACCTGGTCTTTTCCTCCTCCGCGACCGTCTACGGCCAGCCGGACGAGCTGCCGGTCCGGGAAACCTCCCCCGTCAGGGAAGCCTGGTCCCCCTACGGGAGCACCAAGCAGATGGCCGAGGAGATCCTCCGGTTCTCGGTCGCGGCCTACGGGCTGCGGGCCGTCGCCCTGAGGTATTTCAACCCGGTGGGGGCGCACGAGTCGGCCCTGATCGGGGAACTCCCCCTGGGGGTCCCGAACAACCTCGCCCCCTTCATCACCCAGACGGCGGCCGGGCGGCAGGAGTGCCTCGAGGTCTTCGGCACCGATTACGCCACGGCCGACGGCACCGCCGTGCGCGATTACATCCACGTCGTCGACCTGGCCCGCGCCCACGTGGCCGCCGTGGCGCGGATGGCGGAAGGAAAGACCCGGTCGGACCTGGAGGTCTTCAACCTGGGGACGGGCAGGGGGCACAGCGTGCGGGAGGTCATCGACGCCTTCCAAAGGGTCTCCGGCGTGCGGCTCAACGTCCGCTACGTCGGCCGCCGGCCGGGGGACGTGGAGAAGGTGTGGGCCGACACATCGCTCGCCAACCGCGAGCTCGGGTGGAAGGCGGAGCGGGACCTGGACGACATGATGCGGTCCGCGTGGAAATGGGAACAGGCGCTGTCCCGGCGCCGGGACGGAACGGGCGCCGAGGGCTAG